A single genomic interval of Oryza sativa Japonica Group chromosome 7, ASM3414082v1 harbors:
- the LOC107277417 gene encoding pentatricopeptide repeat-containing protein At1g25360 yields the protein MRPWRPPPTAVASLAHQCSLLLRRLAERHSPAPTCPSSSFLRALRCLHARLLTADLLHAPSHPHLTLRLIHLYTLSPDLATPAALFRSDPDPGPVAATSLVAAHAAAGRLRDAAAFFDAVPPARRDTVLHNAMMSAFARASLAAPAVSVFHALLGSGSLRPDDYSFTALISAVGQMHNLAAPHCTQLHCSVLKSGAAAVLSVSNALIALYMKCDTPEASWDARKVLDEMPDKDDLTWTTMVVGYVRRGDVNAARSVFEEVDGKFDVVWNAMISGYVQSGMCADAFELFRRMVSEKVPLDEFTFTSVLSACANAGFFVHGKSVHGQIIRLQPNFVPEAALPVNNALVTLYSKGGKIVIAKRIFDTMNLKDVVSWNTILSGYIDSGCLDKAVEVFKVMPYKNDLSWMVMVSGYVHGGLSEDALKLFNQMRAEDVKPCDYTYAGAIAACGELGALKHGRQLHAHLVQCGFEASNSAGNALLTMYAKCGAVNDARLVFLVMPNLDSVSWNAMISALGQHGHGREALELFDQMVAEGIDPDRISFLTILTACNHAGLVDEGFHYFESMKRDFGISPGEDHYARLIDLLGRSGRIGEARDLIKTMPFEPTPSIWEAILSGCRTNGDMEFGAYAADQLFRMIPQHDGTYILLSNTYSAAGRWVDAARVRKLMRDRGVKKEPGCSWIEVGSKIHVFLVGDTKHPEAQEVYQFLEVIGARMRKLGYVPDTKFVLHDMEPHEKEYILFAHSEKLAVGFGLLKLPPGATVTVLKNLRICGDCHTAMMFMSKAVGREIVVRDVRRFHHFKDGECSCGNYW from the coding sequence AtgcggccatggcggccgccgccgaccgccgtcgcctccctcgcccaccaatgctccctcctcctccgccgcctcgccgagcGCCACTCGCCGGCCCCGAcctgcccctcctcctccttcctccgcgCCCTCCGCTGCCTCCACGCCCGCCTTCTCAccgccgacctcctccacgCCCCGTCCCACCCCCACCTCACCCTCCGCCTCATCCACCTCTACACCCTCTCCCCCGACCTCGCCACCCCCGCGGCTCTCTTCCGCTCGGACCCCGACCCGggccccgtcgccgccacctccctcgtcgccgcgcacgccgccgccggccgcctccgggacgccgccgccttcttcgacgccgtcccgcccgcccgccgcgaCACCGTGCTCCACAACGCCATGATGTCCGCGTTCGCGAGGGCGTCCCTCGCCGCGCCCGCGGTCTCCGTGTTCCACGCCCTGCTGGGCTCCGGCTCACTCCGCCCCGACGATTACTCCTTCACCGCGCTCATCAGCGCCGTCGGCCAGATGCACAACCTCGCCGCGCCACACTGCACGCAGCTGCACTGCTCCGTGCTCAAGTCCGGCGCGGCGGCTGTCTTGTCTGTGTCCAATGCGCTCATTGCTCTGTACATGAAGTGCGACACGCCTGAGGCCTCCTGGGACGCACGGAAGGTGCTCGACGAAATGCCGGATAAGGATGACCTCACATGGACCACTATGGTCGTCGGCTATGTCAGGAGAGGCGATGTCAATGCTGCTAGATCAGTTTTTGAGGAGGTTGATGGTAAGTTTGATGTCGTGTGGAATGCGATGATCTCAGGGTATGTCCAATCGGGAATGTGTGCAGACGCCTTTGAGCTATTCAGGAGGATGGTGTCGGAAAAGGTTCCGCTTGATGAGTTCACTTTTACTAGCGTCCTGAGTGCGTGTGCAAATGCTGGATTCTTTGTGCATGGGAAGTCAGTCCATGGTCAGATTATTCGGTTACAGCCGAATTTCGTTCCTGAGGCAGCATTGCCTGTTAACAATGCGTTAGTGACTTTGTACTCGAAGGGTGGAAAGATTGTGATTGCGAAGAGGATATTTGACACTATGAATCTGAAGGATGTTGTTTCTTGGAACACCATTTTGTCGGGATACATTGACAGCGGCTGTTTGGACAAAGCAGTTGAGGTATTTAAGGTGATGCCATATAAAAACGATTTGTCATGGATGGTGATGGTCTCAGGATATGTCCACGGAGGGCTTTCAGAAGATGCTCTGAAACTGTTTAACCAGATGAGAGCTGAGGATGTCAAACCATGCGACTACACCTATGCGGGTGCAATAGCTGCCTGTGGTGAACTTGGAGCGCTGAAGCATGGAAGGCAGCTCCACGCACATCTTGTACAGTGTGGATTTGAGGCAAGCAATTCTGCCGGAAATGCACTTCTAACAATGTATGCCAAATGTGGCGCTGTGAACGATGCTCGTCTTGTGTTCCTTGTGATGCCCAATTTAGACTCTGTCTCGTGGAATGCCATGATTTCAGCTCTTGGGCAACATGGACACGGTAGAGAGGCACTTGAGCTATTTGACCAGATGGTTGCTGAAGGCATAGATCCTGACCGAATTTCTTTCCTCACAATTTTGACAGCATGTAACCATGCTGGTTTGGTAGATGAAGGCTTCCATTATTTTGAGTCCATGAAGAGGGACTTTGGCATTAGTCCTGGAGAAGATCATTATGCACGGCTGATAGATTTACTTGGTCGCTCTGGAAGAATTGGAGAAGCTAGAGATTTGATCAAGACAATGCCTTTTGAGCCTACCCCGTCCATTTGGGAGGCGATTCTCTCTGGCTGTCGGACTAATGGAGATATGGAATTTGGTGCTTATGCAGCTGACCAGCTGTTTCGGATGATACCACAGCATGATGGAACATACATCCTACTGTCTAACACATATTCAGCTGCTGGACGTTGGGTCGATGCTGCAAGAGTTAGAAAGCTAATGCGTGATCGTGGGGTCAAGAAGGAGCCTGGGTGCAGTTGGATAGAAGTAggaagtaaaatccatgtgttTCTTGTTGGTGATACAAAACATCCAGAAGCACAGGAAGTCTACCAATTCCTTGAAGTGATTGGTGCTAGGATGAGAAAGCTGGGATATGTTCCTGATACAAAGTTTGTGTTGCATGATATGGAGCCTCATGAAAAGGAATACATATTATTTGCACATAGTGAGAAGCTGGCAGTTGGATTTGGACTTCTAAAGTTGCCTCCTGGAGCTACAGTTACTGTTTTAAAAAACTTGAGAATATGTGGTGACTGTCATACTGCAATGATGTTCATGTCAAAGGCGGTTGGACGGGAAATTGTTGTTAGAGATGTCAGGCGGTTTCATCATTTCAAGGATGGAGAATGTTCATGTGGTAATTATTGGTGA
- the LOC4343759 gene encoding uncharacterized protein yields the protein MGKSKKSKVRGVGGGDDLIDSSDADSVGSSSTALSDLSMSYATEHVGSQEFVLDKYIDALYEKRGSTREAALSQLVDAFESFILHGLVENKYATLLSLFNSSIKKGSTKEACLASRAIGLLALTVGAGSSSHEIMEESHAQLSRVLQTWPDASKMISALDCLAVVTFVGAADLAETELSLKAMWDVIHPKSGSNVGIIRKPRPPVLAAAISAWAFLLTTIGSWRINADSWKEPIAFLSTLLGAEDRAVRMAAGEALALCFELNLLDVSFGEDDDVENGGTVGSKSKLFLDMQALKAKISSLASNLSMEAGGKGADKKNLTDQRDLFQRILDFVKYGECPEESVKISGKRDVLRVSSWSELIQLNFLRRFLGRGFLKHVQENGLLQDVFDIKTDKAETLSSTDKKIFRSGEEKGRALKLNKDRRLAQERKNAVMLDLDE from the exons ATGGGGAAGA GTAAGAAGAGCAAGGTCCGTGGCgttggcggcggggacgacctgATCGACAGCAGCGACGCCGACAGCGTGggctcgtcgtcgacggcgctgTCGGATCTATCCATGTCGTACGCTACCGAGCACGTCGGCTCGCAGGAGTTCGTCCTCGACAAGTACATCGATGCTCTCTATGAGAAGAG GGGGTCTACCAGGGAAGCCGCACTCTCTCAACTGGTTGATGCTTTTGAAAGCTTCATTCTTCATGGTCTTGTGGAGAACAA ATATGCCACCCTGCTGAGTCTGTTCAACAGTTCGATAAAGAAGGGATCTACAAAAGAGGCTTGTTTAGCATCCCGTGCCATTG GTCTTTTAGCCCTTACAGTTGGTGCTGGGAGCAGCTCACATGAAATAATGGAGGAGTCACATGCACAACTTTCTAGGGTCCTTCAAACTTGGCCAGATGCTTCCAAGATGATTTCG GCACTTGATTGCTTGGCTGTGGTGACATTTGTTGGTGCTGCTGATTTAGCTGAAACTGAGTTATCTTTGAAAGCTATGTGGGATGTGATTCATCCAAAATCAGGTTCAAAT GTGGGAATTATCCGTAAACCAAGGCCCCCTGTGTTAGCAGCTGCTATATCTGCCTGGGCATTTCTTCTTACAACTATTGGTTCATGGAGGATAAATGCTGATAGTTGGAAAGA GCCTATTGCATTTCTCTCTACTCTTCTTGGTGCGGAGGATCGTGCTGTTCGAATGGCTGCGGGTGAAGCATTAGCTTTGTGCTTTGAGCTAAATTTGCTTGACGTTTCCTttggagaagatgatgatgttGAGAATGGAGGAACTGTTGGTTCTAAGAGTAAACTTTTCCTGGATATGCAAGCTTTGAAAGCCAAAATATCAAGTCTTGCCTCCAATCTCTCAATGGAGGCAGGGGGTAAAGGTGCAGATAAGAAAAATCTTACTGACCAAAGAGATCTGTTTCAACGGATCTTGGATTTTGTTAAG TATGGTGAGTGCCCTGAAGAATCTGTTAAGATTTCAGGAAAGCGTGACGTTTTAAGGGTGTCATCATGGTCTGAATTGATTCAG TTGAACTTCTTGAGGCGGTTTCTTGGGAGAGGCTTCCTCAAGCATGTGCAG GAGAATGGACTTCTTCAAGATGTGTTTGACATTAAGACTGACAAAGCTGAAACTCTGTCATCCACTGATAAG AAAATCTTCAGGTCTGGTGAAGAGAAAGGAAGAGCTCTAAAGTTGAACAAGGACCGCCGTTTAGCCCAG GAGAGGAAGAATGCCGTTATGTTGGACTTGGACGAGTAG